One segment of Phragmites australis chromosome 13, lpPhrAust1.1, whole genome shotgun sequence DNA contains the following:
- the LOC133887823 gene encoding protein ASPARTIC PROTEASE IN GUARD CELL 2, whose amino-acid sequence MHTASTKLLLLVFVSTSMVIISHVSSLRFHYINPHNFTTTTTISSSSSSSSSVHRSRNPSLDLLHRDAITGATYPSRRHAVLDLVSRDNARAEYLVSRLSPASTYLPTDLGSDVVSGLDEGSGEYFVRVGIGSPPTEQYLVVDSGSDVIWVQCRPCTQCYAQADPLFDPSTSASFSGVSCGSEICRMLPASGCGESDKCQYKVSYGDGSYTEGVLAFETLTFGATAVQGVAIGCGHRNHGLFVGAAGLLGLGWGPMSLVGQLGGAAGGAFSYCLASRGPGTNTGAGSLVLGRTEAVPEGAVWVPLVRNPQAPTFYYVGLAGIGVGDEKLPLQEGLFQLTDDGAGGVVMDTGTAVTRLPQEAYAALRDAFASAVGGLPRAPAVSLFDTCYDLSGYTSVRVPTVSFYFDEGATLTLPARNLLLEVDGGIYCLAFAPSSSGLSILGNIQQEGIQITVDSASGFVGFGPSTC is encoded by the coding sequence ATGCACACCGCAAGCACCAAActtctcctcctcgtcttcGTCTCAACATCCATGGTGATTATCTCCCACGTTTCGTCCCTACGATTCCACTACATCAACCCTCACAACTTCACCACGACGACGACCAtctcatcgtcgtcgtcgtcgtcctcctctgtTCACCGTAGCCGCAACCCCTCGCTCGACTTACTGCACCGCGACGCGATCACCGGCGCGACGTACCCCTCGCGCCGCCACGCCGTGCTGGACCTCGTCTCCCGCGACAATGCACGCGCCGAGTACCTCGTGAGTCGCCTGTCCCCGGCGTCGACTTACCTACCGACGGACCTCGGCTCGGACGTGGTGTCCGGCCTCGACGAGGGCAGCGGCGAGTACTTCGTCCGCGTCGGCATCGGCTCCCCGCCCACGGAGCAGTACCTCGTGGTGGACTCCGGCAGCGACGTCATCTGGGTGCAGTGCCGCCCGTGCACGCAGTGCTACGCGCAGGCCGACCCGCTTTTCGACCCCTCCACGTCGGCGTCCTTCTCCGGCGTGTCGTGCGGCTCGGAAATCTGCCGGATGCTGCCCGCCTCCGGATGCGGCGAATCAGACAAGTGCCAGTACAAGGTGTCGTACGGAGACGGGTCGTACACCGAGGGCGTGCTCGCGTTCGAGACGCTCACGTTCGGAGCCACGGCGGTGCAGGGCGTCGCGATAGGCTGCGGCCACCGCAACCACGGCCTCTTCGTCGGAGCCGCCGGGCTGCTTGGCCTCGGCTGGGGCCCCATGTCGCTCGTCGGGCAGCTCGGTGGCGCGGCCGGTGGCGCGTTCAGCTACTGCCTCGCGAGCCGCGGTCCCGGCACCAACACCGGCGCCGGGTCGCTGGTCCTCGGCCGGACCGAGGCGGTGCCGGAGGGCGCTGTGTGGGTTCCCCTCGTGCGCAACCCGCAGGCACCGACCTTCTACTACGTCGGCCTCGCGGGGATCGGCGTCGGGGACGAAAAGCTGCCGCTGCAGGAGGGCCTGTTCCAGCTCACCGacgacggcgccggcggcgtggtGATGGACACCGGCACAGCCGTGACGCGGCTGCCGCAGGAGGCGTACGCCGCGCTGCGGGACGCGTTCGCGAGCGCCGTGGGcgggctcccgcgcgcgccggccgtGTCGCTGTTCGACACGTGCTACGACCTGAGCGGGTACACGAGCGTGCGCGTGCCGACCGTGTCGTTCTACTTCGACGAGGGCGCCACGCTCACGCTGCCGGCGAGGAACCTACTGTTGGAGGTGGACGGCGGCATATACTGCCTGGCGTTCGCGCCGTCGTCGTCGGGCCTGTCCATCCTGGGGAACATACAGCAGGAAGGCATCCAGATCACCGTCGACTCGGCCAGCGGGTTCGTTGGCTTCGGACCCAGTACATGCTAA
- the LOC133889031 gene encoding LRR receptor-like serine/threonine-protein kinase FLS2 → MQLSARLLILAILLVALLSRTASHDNDDRPSPPCSPVDRAALLGFKAGVAVDTTGILATWAGDDCCGAWEGVSCGATSGRVVALQLEAPPPRERHYMEGALSPSLGGLEFLETLVIRDMGRIGGAIPESLSRLTRLRQLYLEGNMLAGAVPGSLGKMSSLQYLSLAGNRLEGQLPTDLGAAFGLEQINVARNRLAGAVPPSYKNLSRLAYLDLSNNLFSGAIPGFLGQLKNLALLDLSNNSFSGEIPASLCALRSLTDLSLSHNKLGGRIPPQMGSLRSLNSLAIDDNMLVGSIPASLFLGLRKLWYLNMSRNGFSGSLPTGIRNGLPSLESMDLSHNHLTGGIDEFLRSLSIVVSNKNISTGTLRVLLPQRLEHLDLSKNRITGALPDLAGGGLKWLDVSNNAIGGQIPSSVSKLSDLERLDISRNQVRGVIPASMAGMVRLEWLDLSRNALVGRIPDQFTRLTSMRHANFRGNKLCGKIPQARPFNLFRAAAYAHNLCLCGKPLPPCRII, encoded by the coding sequence ATGCAGCTTTCTGCAAGGCTCTTGATTCTTGCCATTCTTCTCGTCGCTCTGCTGTCGCGCACCGCTAGCCATGACAACGACGACAGGCCGTCCCCGCCGTGCTCGCCCGTCGACCGGGCCGCGCTGCTCGGCTTCAAGGCCGGCGTCGCCGTGGACACCACCGGCATCCTCGCCACGTGGGCCGGCGACGACTGCTGCGGCGCGTGGGAGGGCGTGTCCTGCGGCGCCACCTCGGGGAGGGTCGTGGCGCTGCAACTGGAGGCGCCACCGCCGCGGGAGCGGCACTACATGGAGGGCGCCCTGTCCCCGTCCCTCGGCGGTCTCGAGTTCCTGGAGACCTTGGTGATCCGCGACATGGGGAGGATTGGGGGCGCCATCCCGGAGAGCCTGTCGCGGCTGACGCGCCTCAGGCAGCTCTACCTCGAGGGCAACATGCTCGCCGGGGCCGTCCCCGGGAGCCTCGGCAAGATGAGCTCCCTCCAGTACCTGTCGCTTGCCGGCAACCGGCTGGAGGGACAGCTGCCGACCGATCTCGGGGCCGCCTTCGGTCTGGAGCAGATCAACGTCGCCCGGAACCGCCTCGCCGGGGCCGTGCCGCCGAGCTACAAGAATTTGTCCAGGTTGGCGTACCTTGACCTGAGCAACAACCTCTTCTCCGGTGCTATTCCTGGGTTTCTTGGGCAGTTGAAGAACCTGGCCCTGCTGGACCTCAGCAACAACAGCTTCTCCGGTGAGATACCGGCGTCACTCTGCGCCTTGCGCAGCCTGACAGATTTGTCACTGAGCCATAACAAGCTCGGTGGCCGGATTCCACCCCAGATGGGCAGCCTCCGGTCTCTGAATTCTTTGGCCATTGATGACAACATGCTTGTAGGCTCCATTCCAGCGTCATTATTCCTTGGCCTGCGGAAGTTGTGGTACCTGAACATGTCAAGAAACGGGTTCTCAGGCTCACTTCCCACCGGCATTCGCAATGGGTTGCCGTCTTTGGAATCCATGGACCTCTCCCACAACCATCTCACCGGTGGCATCGATGAATTCTTGAGAAGCTTATCAATAGTGGTTTCCAACAAGAACATAAGCACAGGCACCTTGCGGGTTCTTCTTCCTCAGAGACTAGAGCACCTGGACTTATCAAAGAACAGGATCACCGGCGCACTGCCAGACTTGGCCGGTGGCGGCCTGAAGTGGCTGGACGTTTCAAACAACGCCATCGGCGGCCAGATACCAAGCTCGGTTTCGAAACTGAGCGACCTGGAGAGGCTGGACATATCCAGGAACCAGGTCAGGGGCGTCATCCCTGCATCCATGGCCGGGATGGTGCGTTTGGAGTGGCTGGACTTGTCCAGAAACGCGCTCGTCGGGAGGATACCCGACCAGTTCACCAGGCTGACAAGCATGCGGCACGCGAACTTCAGGGGCAATAAGCTGTGCGGGAAGATACCGCAGGCCAGGCCGTTCAATTTGTTCCGTGCGGCCGCGTACGCGCACAACCTGTGCCTGTGCGGCAAGCCGTTGCCACCGTGCAGGATCATATGA